A section of the bacterium genome encodes:
- a CDS encoding histidine decarboxylase — MNSPLNQELDALYDELQAQCHSAVGYPCNHVFDYRPLYRFLDFSINNLGDPFATTNYRINTLEMEREVLTAMAKLWHAPENNWWGYITNGGTEGNMYGLYLGRELMQGGIIYYSEDTHYSVSKIVHVLGARAIMIRSQENGEMDYEDLRETIRIHRDTPPIIFANVGTTMTGAIDDIPRIKKMLADMAIHRYYIHADAALSGMMLPFMHTQPQWDFAAGVDSLSVSGHKFIGSPIPCGFAMAKKSHVDRIARSVEYVGAMDTTITGSRNGVTPLFLWYAWRSVGHEGFAKRVQGCLEMTEYAVETMKKHGIAAWANPYANTVVFPRPSQRVMDKWQIAPYKSIAHIICMPHITKAIVDELVADMVEWPAEAADQLKGDKAA, encoded by the coding sequence ATGAACAGCCCGCTCAACCAGGAACTTGATGCGCTTTACGACGAACTGCAGGCTCAGTGCCACTCGGCCGTGGGGTATCCGTGCAACCATGTGTTCGATTACCGGCCGCTGTACCGTTTCCTGGATTTTTCCATCAACAATCTGGGCGACCCGTTTGCCACTACCAATTACCGCATCAACACGCTGGAGATGGAACGTGAAGTACTGACGGCCATGGCCAAGCTGTGGCATGCGCCGGAGAATAACTGGTGGGGCTATATCACCAACGGCGGAACGGAAGGCAATATGTACGGCCTGTATCTGGGCCGGGAACTGATGCAGGGCGGCATCATCTATTATTCGGAAGATACGCATTACAGCGTCTCCAAGATCGTGCACGTGCTGGGGGCGCGGGCCATCATGATCCGCAGCCAGGAAAACGGCGAGATGGATTATGAGGATCTGCGCGAGACGATCCGCATCCACCGCGATACGCCGCCGATCATTTTCGCCAATGTGGGCACCACGATGACGGGGGCGATCGACGATATTCCGCGCATCAAGAAGATGCTCGCCGACATGGCGATCCACCGGTACTACATCCATGCGGATGCCGCACTTTCAGGCATGATGCTGCCCTTTATGCATACGCAGCCGCAATGGGATTTCGCCGCAGGCGTGGACAGCCTTTCGGTAAGCGGGCATAAGTTCATCGGATCGCCGATTCCGTGCGGGTTTGCGATGGCGAAGAAATCCCACGTGGACCGCATCGCGCGGAGCGTGGAATATGTGGGGGCCATGGATACGACCATCACGGGGTCCCGCAATGGGGTGACGCCGCTGTTCCTGTGGTATGCCTGGCGCAGCGTGGGGCATGAAGGGTTTGCCAAACGCGTGCAGGGCTGCCTGGAAATGACGGAATATGCCGTGGAGACGATGAAGAAGCACGGGATTGCCGCCTGGGCGAATCCCTATGCGAACACGGTGGTGTTTCCACGCCCAAGCCAGCGCGTGATGGATAAATGGCAGATCGCGCCGTATAAATCGATTGCCCATATCATCTGCATGCCCCACATTACGAAAGCCATTGTCGATGAACTCGTTGCCGATATGGTTGAATGGCCCGCAGAGGCCGCAGATCAATTAAAGGGAGATAAAGCCGCATGA